The DNA window AggacttttttttaatacccCTTAAGCCTTATAATAATGACAGAAACCGtgtctttattttattcctGTTGATTCTGTATGAGATATCACGTCCTGGCATTGGAAAAAAACACTACATTTGAAATATATGTATCTGTAAATACTAATACTGCGATCTTGAATTACTATGCAGTATGCTGAATCCTACAATAGTGGAAGCTCTGAAAGCGTGGAAAGATCTGATGAAAATAAAAGCGCTAAGAAAAGGAGAATATTGACTGATGAAACCAGTGTGAAATGTGATGAAGATGTGAAAAGTGGAAGCATTATTGACGAGATTAGTGGTAATTTCTAGCCTAGATAACAGACTTTGGATTCTTACTCACAACTCACACCTATGGTTAGgcatttgattatttatttgttgtgatATTGCTTGTGCTTCCTAATAACAGGTGGACCTGCAAAAGAAGATTGTCAATCTCTTTCAAAAGCAGATGCACCTGTGGAAAGAGATTTTGTTCTTTCACTAGTGAAGCTGACAGGAAGTGGTTTGGTTCTCCTTACATTTCCCAGAGAAAATCCCTCTGTCACCGCGGACGTTGTATCAAATATTTTCCAATGTCTGGAATCTGGGATTTTAAAGTCACCTCTGTAAGTTGTTGGTGTTACTGGTTTCTATTTCtcaaattatcttatttaagtaagcATGGTTCTGTGCTCCATTGAAGGCAATTAAAATTTTCCCTTTcagttttgcttttgttttgttgtcttcTATAGAATGATGTTTCATAATCCATCCTCCAATCTGCATAGCCATCTCTTTGAAATACACACAAACATTTAAGACAATCATTATcctcaaaaaatgaaaagaataaaagaagcaggatcaaaataaaatagcacCACTATCCTCCTGAATGTCGGATAAAGAAATACTCATTGGAATTAATCCACGAGGAAGCATAAAAAGTATCATATCCCACAACACCTGTATTGAGGAGAAATGTCCTTTGATGACTTGATCATCCTCTTCTGTCTAAACACTTGAAATTATCAAAAAGCAAACATGGCACAGCACTACAAAATCCTTCTTGAAACCCCAGAAAGGGGATCATCAAAAATCTTCTACCCTCTTCGGGAGCACATGTCTCACACTCTTTTCCAAACAATCCAGGACACATATCCCATGTTACTGAATAACGTGAGGAAAGATGGCTACATCACTCTCGGCTTTGATACCACAAACCCGAGCATTATGATGTATCCTCATTTGCTTCAATCCATCATGTGTCTTTTTGTGGTTTTGTCTGCTTATGCTGCTCCTGGAAATGTATCCTCATTCTCAGTTTCCTTGTGTTGACGCAAAACTGGAAAGTCACAGATCATGAATGTTTGAAGTTATACATTCCTGTTGTGTGTTGTTTGGTTTGCTGAATCTATAGATTAACCATTAGGTTATTACAAGCAACTCATTAGTGACTAGATATATGGTAatggataaatttatttttgcaatCGATATGTTGGTACTATATTTCCTTTTCTCATCTTAACTAGCTCtgaaaaaatgtcaatttaattGCAGCTGGTGTCATCGCATTTTCCCTATTCAAGCTACTTGTTTGTTAATTGAGAAGGAGCTGCGAGCAGTTGTGTCAAAGCTTGTTCTTCAATTCATCaatgacaaacaaaataaacttgCACGGCCTATTAAGGTACGCTTACATTCTGTGATTAGTGCCCGTGGTTGTCCAGTCTTCTATGCTGAACATATGTAAGTGGTTGGTAGCCCCTACAGGTTAATTGAAGTTTTAACCTGCATTCCAATTTACTAGGTAGATATCCAAGGGTTTTTTGGCCATTATGAGTGAAACAACTTGTGAATACTTGAATTCCACagcattcttttgtttttatgttaagCAACACTGATTTATTCTATGAATTGTGCCACTGcaaatggtttgaaaaaaagacAAACCTGGCCTTTTTAATGTCTTGTGTGCAAATACTGAACTGCTCTGATGCTAAAAGAAATAGAATGGAATTTTCATCTTGACATACCTCTCTTTCTCCGTGCCTCACTTGTGAGCATGAGTGCAGTTGTGGGTGCATTAAATTGAGAGAAAACATCAGAGTATTGTTCAGCTGTGACGTTATAAATTAACTGTGATTTACCTGAAGTTTGCAGTTGGATATAACAGAAGAGGAATTGAAGAGACATGCACGAAGAATTTGAAAGGTAATCCAAAAGATTCTGATCCATTTCCCATGTTGGACCGGAGCAAATGCTTTGATGTTGTGGCTTCTGCAATAAAAGATGCCGTACCAGAGTCAGCTGTTGATCTCAAATCACCAGAGGTGAGATTGAACTCGCCAGCTCTTAATCTTACATGTCAATGCATTTCTCTTCTTTTGCCCCGTCTTCAGGCTGGTGACCATAATGAGAAATCTTACAGCTCTCTGTTCTCGTGGAGTTGTTGCCTCTTTCTGGATTACCCAATGGATCATTGGTTGCTGCTGTCTCTGTTCTTCCTCAAAACCTTGTAAGTGTAAAGCCGCGGCTCTGCATTAAGCCACtaatttctgatgcgaatgcgCGGAATAGGAGTTAATATGTTGCGAAGATATCCGACCTAACCAAGAGTGGCAAGCTTCATAACAGGTAATCACAATATAATGCCCTTCATGCAGCTATGGTTTCTCCAGTTTTTCTTCACCTGGATGGCTTAGCATGGTGCAAAAGATGCATATTTAATTCGTTTGATTAAATAGGATAGGCCTTCTCTCGGGATGAAAATAGATAGGGTTGATTTTGGATCATGGAACCAGACCAGCAGCCTGGATGAAACAGCCATTGGCATTTCTTATCACCTCGAATTGTCGTCTATACCACATGTGAATCTTTGCCCTGTTTGTTTGTAATGGTAGTCAACATTGGTTAAAACTTATGAGAGATTAAATTGAATTCTACATCGAATTTAGCATACTACTTCCCGAGGTATGTTTCCGCCTTCCTTTCCCTGGACTTGTTGAACTTGTGGGGTTGGATTCGGTCTTCTGGTCCAGGTTCTGAAGTGGGGTGGGATTCGAGTCaggtttttatttctaaattatctagattttcccttttttaggatgtaatatatttatgttcaagaaaaaggaattttaacgaattattaaaaaaagaaaaaaataagatgacattattattaaatcaggTTCGGAGAAATGTCGGATCATATCAGAACATGTTTTTCTGGGGAGGCCGGGGTGATGAAGGAAGGTGTAGGTTAGAACTGCTGCCATTGCATCCTATtcttaaattgagttttttgtttttatttttccatcatTGACTCCGTTTCAAGCTCTAGTTATATTTCCTTTCCAACTTCCAATTCTTGAATAAATGCACGAGGCTCTTGTGCGTATCGATGAAACAAGAGGGTGGCTCTTTCTGTTGGAAATCTCATTTCCTACGTTGATGAGGCAAGTCATCTCCAAAAGGAACCTCCTCTACCTCCTCTTTCTTTGGAAACAAGCTAGGTTTTCGAGATCTAATAATACCGACGGTCCACATCGTGCATCTGAAATTATTAATGGTGTAATCTGCCTTTCATAATTACTAGCACAACTCAAGAGATCGGTGTagtttataaatgaataaaaaaataatagtatctATCTTGCATcaaaaagaaacatattttttaagtgtaagtttttattatgtaataaattaaataaaaatcatggtGCATCGGCTCTAGTAtgttttctaatattataaaatgaatatttataatatataaaatgacaaTTGGCACTTGTGAGTTTATTAAATGGatattggggttttttttttaattaattttgatatttataattgttcagataaaaccaaatataatatttcattataatattttaactcTATATAAACTTGTTACTACATAGAAAgaataattatacaaaaaatatttttatttatttatttatttattcagagGATTTAATtgtactataaaaatattttatctatgttgaataaataaacattttaaaaataatatttttaaagccTCTATACTAACTCTACATTTGTTTCCATGCCCAGACAGTGCagtaaaatcaacaattttaaCAATTACAAGGCTCCCGAACACGAGCATTAAAAAAGGGGGGCGACCATGTTTGAGAGTATTATCAACCCTGTTATTCTTTTGGGTTCAATGCCTTCACCAAGGAACCCAAAGTGCTGAATGTCTGCTgttgccaataatattttttattttttaaaaattatttttgatattaaacatcaaaacgatctaaaaagcgtaatcaattttagtaaaaaaagtttgaaattttcaaaaaaacatgaaacTCAATACCAGAAACACGACGCATAGCAACCCTAGCAGCATTAATTAATAAGGTTCATCAGAACCCAGCCTTATGAATTTGATGGCTTACGAGAAGAAAGCATCTGCGTAAATGGAGTTGCATATATTGGAAGTTTTGCTTGCATTTGACCTTGAAGATGAAGAGTTTGAAATCATTCAGGTCCCATAAAAGGCCTCACAAGCTCAACTCGTAAAACAAGTGAAGTTGTGTAGTGGGTTATAGTGCACatgaactatttatttttaaaactgtttttaaaataatttaaaataaatatatatttttatttacttcaaattaatatttttttatatttttatattattttgatatattaatatcaaaaataaattttaaaaaataaaaaatattattttaaaatattttaaaataaaaaatattttaacattaaataagCAGGATGATAATACTGATAGAATTGAGTCAATTGACCTCTGGGTACTAGAGAATCACCGTCCTCAGATTTGGGTCTAGGGCAGTTGTCAAGTTTCCATACTTTACATGTGCTTGGTACTgtggctttttatttttaaaaaaaataaatatattaaaataattttttaatacactTGAAGCCCATACACTTGATTTGATACTTATTTCATGCAATCGCAGGCCCATGCATCTATAGGCTCTTTCCATGATGGTTTGATGTGTATTTTGATCATGAAATTAAACCATATACCAATATCCAGTGCCATAATACCAGCTCGTATCTTATGGCTTCATAATGCAATTACTTAGGACATTATCGAAGCATGCGTGGGTGTTGAAAGCTTCTTCAGCTGTGATTCTTTTCACCGGAAAAGCTAAAGATGTGCTccgtttatttttttgttttttttagagtgtTAATTAGTGCTTAATTCATTGTGTACAGATAGTGCAACCACTTTTTTAGACTCGCCGGAAAACGATCAACACCTTCTTCACCAGGTTCTACACGGTGAAAGGGCACCAATGGTAAGAACTGACATCTTTCTTAACAGAAGCTGGGGAACATAGCCGCatagggattttttttctttcaatcttagGGATGTTCTCAAGCTAACTCCTGTACTTCTTCAACCTCAcgagaattttatttttcacagcCTAATATATAGTTTGACgcttacaaattaaaagagagCAGGCCCTCTTGACCATGGGTTAATCTCTCATATTATAGAGCATCACTGCAAAAGGATATGGCAGGAGTAAATGTGGTCCTAAACACGTAACCATTGAACCAGACTCGGTAAACCATCTAATAAATCTGCTGAAAGTGACGTGGGCCAGGTCTCTGCAACTGGCTTACGGAGATTTATGTAAAGAGCATGATAGACAATTTTCAACATTAAACGCGTGAAGGTTGCCCCCTGCCTGAAAATCACAGGTGCCTGAGGAATGCCGGTTTCACCACGGAACAGAGGTCGCCCATTGATCATCTCCGCAAACACGCAACCTAATGCCCGGATCTCAAAGGAACTACAGCGTTCCGCAGCACCAAGTAGGAGGTGAAGGATCCAGACGGTGGGAGATTCTCCTTGGCTGGAGGAGACAAAACGTGAGTCGTTTTGTCTATTTGCAGCCatgcttttaatttgttgacaaGACAATAACATGCGTGCAAGGGAATAGGATTCATATGTAGCGCAGTAAAAGATGGTGCAAGGGAATGTCAGCTTGTTTTCGTATCAAATTATGCAGGTGAGATTTTTCCAAcatgaagaaagaagagaaattaaaatcGCCGGAATCGCCGCCATATCAAAATAGAGATGTGTGGGATTTCTCTTGTATGTTCCAACTTTTGAAATTAAGCGGAGACCTGACTTTATAAGAAGTGGAGGGGGCAAGTACTTCTCTAAGGAGCTGCCCAGTTTCTATAATAATTGATGggtatttatttaatattttaccattttcagatattttgatatattaataaaaaataaaaaatacattgagaagcaataaaaaacatctgttttgagataattttcgttttttttacgAGGATAGCTATCACGCGTTATGCTTTGTTCTGCCGCCCCACCGCCTCGAAGGGACGACGTTAAATTTGTCACTTTCTCTTCGATGGAGAGTGATTTCCCAAACCGCCATGGCTTTAATCAATCGGGATATTTTGTCACgacatgaattaattattattattatcaatgcaatataaaaatttggatcaaaatactattcatataaatataaacagtCAATcacctcaagtttttttttaccctgtttgcatcctttctttcttttttattttatttggtccCTTTAACATATTTTACCTTTGCATGGGCccttctcaagttttttttttccattcagtcttttctttttatattagattttttcctctcgtttaataattataattttattttgtaaaattgatcCTCAGTTAATCATAATCATTTTGAAATCAGCAATGtaagatgaaaaatatattaaaatatatatatatatataaaaaaaaaaaaacacaatccatTATTTGTGgtagtttctttcttctttaaaaacacaaagcaaaattgatcctcattatttttctttcctacATTTATCAAAAAATGTTTAGTTTTCTTTTCCAATAACAGAAAGCCCCTCCGAAAGCAACtccaccattaaaaaaatatgacaatctTATACTATATCAACGAAAACTAATGATAttaatgtataaattataaGATGTTATGTGAAATTACACGTACAAACCATACAACGTCaagcattttaaataaaaagtagggAGTGAAGTGTCCACACATTCATACCAGGGGAGATAGGAGGGGCTGGCAGGAGCCCCTAAAAGAAAACTTGttataaaagaaaatgccatgatttttatttcaggGACTTGCAGGACCAAAATCAGACACTTCAGGgagatattatattaattttttcttttatcaataaAACCTTCTTTTATTTCGCgcgagtaaaataaaaattaaccacCTCAGAGGAGTGCTCTATAAAGAATAGgcttttgaattattattattattattattttgataaacatGCATGCTTCATAGAggtaaaaatgaaattaacccGTTTTTAATTCTTTAGATGACCAAAGCTCACAAACCAGAGTcctaaaccaaattttttttcctgcgcAACTCCTGCTGTGCTGCATAGGAGATTGCCATAATTTGCTAATCACAAGGTGGTAATTTTCCGTGAATTAGGCCTAGAATGTCATTTGTAATATTGGTAATATGAACAATAATAAGCAAACGAATTTGCATATCTTCTAAGCCAAACATTTGAATCCCGGAAATGAACTCAAGTACTCAACAGCTAAACCAAAGGGAGATTAACAGCGgctaagaatataaaagaaagacGAATGAAGATATCTAGAGaacatactatttttttttattttcacgtCGACATGATCAGGCACCGCAAAGAGCAATAGACAGATCCAAGTTAATATCACGTTTTCCGGTAGAAAAGCCGGAGCAGTCTTTAA is part of the Populus alba chromosome 10, ASM523922v2, whole genome shotgun sequence genome and encodes:
- the LOC118046497 gene encoding uncharacterized protein — translated: MAALSVNIEVGEEEKEKMESKSEAVAEKERMKPWEQHAGVINMPRFDYNAPSALLHHSHSGFLITCSIKREKSATKEAMSILEKYAESYNSGSSESVERSDENKSAKKRRILTDETSVKCDEDVKSGSIIDEISGGPAKEDCQSLSKADAPVERDFVLSLVKLTGSGLVLLTFPRENPSVTADVVSNIFQCLESGILKSPLWCHRIFPIQATCLLIEKELRAVVSKLVLQFINDKQNKLARPIKFAVGYNRRGIEETCTKNLKGNPKDSDPFPMLDRSKCFDVVASAIKDAVPESAVDLKSPELSVLVELLPLSGLPNGSLVAAVSVLPQNLVSVKPRLCIKPLISDANARNRS